The Bacteroidota bacterium genome has a segment encoding these proteins:
- a CDS encoding cysteine synthase family protein: MNYKQAKNIKGLASLIGNTPLLAIEFKYKGEDRIIYAKAENHNMTGSIKDRMAFYILQQAYNKGLLQPGDRIIEATSGNTGISFSAIGRALGHPVTIFMPDWMSKERINLIRSFGAQINLVSKAEGGFLGSISRAEELAVSEGHAFLPQQFSNADNIKAHYMTTGPEIWWQIRYRNIIPDAFIAGVGTGGTIMGAGRYLKEMNPQIKLHPLEPASSPTLSTGHKVGKHRIQGISDEFIPAIVNLKELDEVVAVDDGDSIIMAQKLAVMGLGVGISSGANFIGALKIQNELGKNAVVVTVFADDNKKYLSTDLFMDEPIKDNLLSPHVQLLGFRSFKRICYTCCDPIDCIEANFPDPEFKYPLPYCPRRASSNEEVKKSERMD, encoded by the coding sequence ATGAATTATAAACAGGCAAAAAACATAAAGGGACTTGCCAGCCTGATAGGCAACACACCTTTATTGGCAATAGAATTCAAATATAAAGGGGAAGACCGTATTATTTATGCAAAGGCTGAGAATCATAACATGACCGGAAGCATAAAAGACCGGATGGCATTTTATATTTTACAGCAGGCCTATAATAAAGGTTTGTTGCAACCGGGTGACCGCATTATCGAAGCCACCAGCGGTAACACAGGGATATCTTTCAGTGCCATTGGCCGGGCTCTTGGCCATCCTGTGACCATATTCATGCCAGATTGGATGAGTAAGGAACGGATAAACCTCATTCGCAGTTTCGGTGCACAGATTAACCTGGTAAGTAAAGCAGAAGGAGGTTTTCTGGGCAGCATAAGCCGTGCAGAAGAATTGGCAGTATCTGAAGGCCATGCTTTTCTGCCTCAGCAGTTTTCGAATGCAGATAATATTAAAGCTCATTACATGACGACCGGGCCGGAAATCTGGTGGCAGATAAGGTACCGCAACATCATCCCTGATGCCTTTATCGCAGGTGTCGGAACAGGTGGAACTATTATGGGTGCAGGACGATACCTGAAAGAAATGAATCCTCAAATCAAGTTACATCCGCTTGAGCCTGCAAGCTCCCCAACACTATCAACAGGTCACAAGGTTGGAAAGCACCGTATTCAGGGAATATCCGATGAATTTATTCCCGCTATTGTCAACCTGAAAGAACTGGATGAGGTCGTGGCAGTCGACGATGGAGATAGTATCATCATGGCACAAAAGTTAGCGGTTATGGGACTTGGTGTCGGCATTTCATCCGGAGCCAATTTCATAGGAGCATTAAAAATACAGAATGAGTTAGGGAAAAATGCCGTCGTAGTGACCGTATTTGCTGACGATAATAAAAAGTACCTAAGCACAGACCTCTTCATGGATGAACCCATCAAAGACAATTTGCTTTCACCACATGTTCAACTCCTGGGGTTCAGATCATTCAAAAGGATCTGTTATACATGTTGTGATCCAATCGACTGCATTGAAGCCAATTTTCCGGATCCCGAATTCAAATATCCCCTTCCCTATTGTCCGAGAAGAGCATCGTCAAATGAAGAAGTAAAGAAATCAGAAAGGATGGATTAG
- a CDS encoding tetratricopeptide repeat protein translates to MEWICSCFFENDERVKTCKQCGNLKPLNPNDLSLNYPNLSVNDRQGYWYLLSAYNHYAQFEVIKNEIEDAKKLKPSSGTQQLAQYESIINSIKASFDISYNQCLELLNLSNAFSGTIQITIPEKEMTFTNKILKAKSYYQKGFIYYLLNRFNEAIESLKLSLEISKQQITLFLIARCYEMIPLQMSSWSSSAKQAEAIKKHQEPAIEYYTKAFESNPFTECGLESGIKLMEKYLIKDLKP, encoded by the coding sequence ATGGAATGGATCTGTTCATGTTTTTTTGAAAATGATGAGAGGGTTAAGACTTGTAAACAATGTGGTAATCTAAAACCATTAAATCCGAATGACCTAAGCCTTAACTATCCCAACCTATCAGTCAATGATAGGCAAGGGTATTGGTATCTGCTTTCAGCTTATAATCACTATGCACAATTTGAAGTGATAAAAAATGAAATTGAAGATGCGAAAAAGTTAAAACCATCATCAGGAACACAACAACTGGCGCAATATGAAAGTATAATAAACTCAATAAAAGCAAGCTTCGATATATCATATAATCAATGCCTTGAGCTCCTTAACCTATCTAATGCATTTTCCGGTACTATCCAAATAACAATTCCTGAAAAAGAAATGACTTTCACTAATAAAATACTTAAGGCTAAATCTTATTATCAAAAAGGATTTATTTATTATTTATTGAATCGATTTAATGAAGCGATTGAAAGTTTAAAATTATCCTTAGAGATTAGTAAACAACAGATAACATTATTCCTGATTGCCAGATGTTATGAAATGATACCACTCCAAATGAGTTCATGGTCCAGTTCAGCAAAACAAGCCGAAGCCATTAAAAAACATCAGGAACCAGCTATCGAATATTATACTAAGGCGTTTGAAAGTAATCCCTTCACCGAATGTGGTTTAGAAAGCGGTATAAAATTGATGGAGAAATATCTTATTAAAGACTTAAAACCTTAA
- a CDS encoding type I restriction endonuclease, with product MDFKDQLKQLADRVEKLRDLTFTEEATKNAFIMPFIQALGYDVFNPQEVIPEFISDIGIKKGEKVDYAIMSGGHPIILIECKYWKDELDVHNTQLLRYFNVTRAKFAILTNGIIYRFYTDLDQSNMMDEKPFLDINILEIKDSQVEELKKFHKSYFNIDNIVNTASFLKYSNEIKNLLTNEFRQPSEQFIRYMIAKVYDGKATTKVIGLFTEITKNSCQQFISDIITERLKTALIKEKESGKQEEEKLIIEQPKENLIETTEEEIEGYYIIKSILRQSIDPSRIFYRDFQRFFSILIDNSIRNTVCRLYLTKNSKQIAFIDENKKEVKSEMTSLDDIYKYSDQLITIAKTFIKD from the coding sequence ATGGACTTCAAAGACCAATTAAAACAATTAGCCGACCGTGTTGAAAAACTCAGAGATCTTACCTTTACTGAAGAAGCTACAAAAAATGCATTCATTATGCCATTTATTCAGGCATTAGGATATGATGTTTTCAATCCCCAGGAAGTTATACCTGAATTTATCTCGGATATTGGAATTAAAAAAGGAGAAAAGGTTGATTATGCCATTATGAGTGGAGGTCACCCCATTATTCTTATCGAATGTAAATATTGGAAAGATGAATTGGATGTGCATAATACCCAATTACTCCGGTATTTTAATGTAACCAGGGCAAAATTTGCCATACTGACTAATGGTATCATCTACCGCTTCTATACTGATTTAGATCAATCAAATATGATGGATGAAAAGCCATTCCTTGATATTAATATTTTAGAAATCAAAGATTCTCAAGTCGAGGAACTGAAGAAATTCCATAAATCATATTTTAACATTGATAATATTGTCAATACAGCAAGCTTTCTCAAATATTCAAATGAGATAAAAAATTTACTTACCAATGAATTCAGGCAACCATCCGAACAATTTATAAGGTATATGATTGCTAAGGTTTATGATGGGAAGGCAACCACAAAGGTAATTGGTCTTTTTACCGAGATCACTAAAAATTCATGTCAACAATTTATCAGTGATATTATTACCGAACGCTTAAAAACAGCACTTATAAAAGAAAAAGAATCTGGCAAACAGGAAGAGGAAAAATTAATAATTGAACAACCGAAAGAAAATCTCATTGAAACAACAGAGGAAGAGATTGAAGGTTATTACATCATTAAGTCAATACTCCGGCAAAGTATAGATCCAAGTCGGATATTCTATCGCGATTTTCAGAGATTTTTTAGTATATTAATCGATAACTCCATCAGGAATACGGTTTGCCGCCTTTATCTGACCAAAAATAGTAAACAGATTGCATTCATCGATGAGAATAAAAAAGAAGTCAAATCAGAAATGACATCACTTGATGATATTTATAAATATTCTGATCAATTGATTACCATCGCAAAAACCTTTATAAAAGACTGA
- a CDS encoding retropepsin-like aspartic protease: MINTFHFGGLQQVEKDGKKVLRPLPPHVILQNGGPIIPVIITHPKSVADQLIIDGKPVPAIQVRALIDTGAFGCVITPDIAQQLNLVQTGFQKVTSVNNEESQPAYFARLQFNWGKGKDVQVVCCPLKGPFDVLIGRDILIHWNFIYNGKDGFIIICD; this comes from the coding sequence ATGATAAATACCTTTCATTTTGGTGGACTTCAACAAGTCGAGAAGGATGGTAAAAAAGTCCTTAGGCCATTACCGCCACATGTTATTTTACAGAATGGAGGCCCGATAATTCCAGTTATAATTACACATCCAAAGTCGGTTGCCGATCAACTCATTATAGATGGAAAGCCAGTTCCGGCAATACAAGTCCGTGCATTGATTGATACTGGTGCTTTTGGCTGTGTAATTACTCCAGATATTGCTCAGCAACTTAATCTTGTTCAAACAGGATTTCAAAAAGTCACATCAGTAAACAATGAGGAAAGTCAACCGGCTTATTTTGCCAGATTGCAATTTAACTGGGGTAAAGGAAAGGATGTCCAGGTTGTATGCTGTCCACTTAAGGGACCTTTTGATGTCTTAATAGGGCGGGATATTTTAATCCACTGGAATTTTATTTATAATGGTAAGGATGGCTTTATCATAATTTGCGATTAA
- a CDS encoding DUF5678 domain-containing protein has protein sequence MSNENLTKNQEFVNKNLEKLLNLYKNKYILVYKQEVVGSFDTYEVAAEEGIKAYGIDGSFLVHYVTETNPVNFISAAIL, from the coding sequence ATGTCAAACGAAAACTTAACCAAGAACCAAGAGTTTGTGAATAAAAACCTTGAAAAACTTCTAAATCTTTACAAAAACAAATATATTCTTGTGTATAAGCAAGAAGTTGTCGGGTCATTTGATACTTATGAAGTGGCTGCTGAAGAAGGTATTAAAGCATATGGGATTGATGGTAGTTTCCTTGTTCACTATGTAACCGAAACCAATCCGGTAAACTTTATTTCAGCCGCTATATTATGA
- a CDS encoding lysophospholipase, whose product MVNQLTFTFKDHTGLDIYCYKWHIVTAGAPRAIIQISHGMMEHAGRYASFAEFLVRNGYIVYANDHPGHGRTARKPEELGYFEGKKGWSQVIENMHTLAAIIKKENPDIPVFLFGHSMGSLLSRYYIFSNQDKIDGLILSGTNYSPKILTLLGTGLAAVTRVLCGKHHRDYLINYLAYKQFNRHFKPSETDFDWLSCDKESVRRYVHDNLCGYPSTSAFYSGLFYGMREIIKRKNISRIPKDLPVFILSGASDPVGDFTKGVLKVRDLYSQAGLINLTLKIYSDGRHEMLNELNKEDVYHDVMMWIEKQL is encoded by the coding sequence TTGGTAAATCAATTGACGTTTACTTTCAAAGATCACACCGGGCTGGATATATACTGCTATAAATGGCATATTGTTACAGCAGGCGCTCCGCGGGCTATTATTCAGATTTCCCATGGAATGATGGAACATGCCGGCCGATATGCGTCGTTTGCGGAATTCCTGGTCAGGAATGGATATATCGTATATGCCAATGATCATCCCGGACATGGCAGGACGGCACGAAAACCTGAGGAACTTGGATATTTTGAAGGTAAAAAAGGTTGGTCACAGGTTATTGAAAATATGCATACCCTGGCCGCAATCATCAAGAAAGAAAATCCCGATATTCCTGTTTTCCTTTTCGGACACAGTATGGGAAGCCTGTTGTCGAGGTACTATATTTTCTCGAATCAGGATAAAATCGATGGTTTAATATTATCCGGTACAAACTATTCTCCAAAAATTCTTACCCTGTTGGGCACTGGTCTGGCTGCGGTGACAAGAGTACTCTGTGGCAAGCACCACCGGGACTATTTAATAAATTATCTGGCTTACAAACAATTTAACCGGCATTTCAAACCGTCGGAGACAGATTTTGACTGGCTCAGCTGCGATAAGGAATCGGTAAGGCGTTATGTCCATGATAATTTATGCGGATATCCGTCTACATCTGCGTTTTATTCTGGATTATTTTATGGTATGAGGGAGATCATTAAAAGAAAAAATATCAGCCGGATACCTAAGGATCTTCCGGTTTTTATCCTGTCAGGTGCATCGGATCCTGTCGGGGACTTTACAAAAGGAGTACTTAAAGTCAGAGATTTATACAGTCAGGCCGGATTAATAAATCTTACACTAAAAATATATTCTGACGGCAGGCATGAAATGTTGAATGAACTCAATAAAGAAGATGTCTACCATGATGTGATGATGTGGATCGAAAAACAGCTCTGA
- a CDS encoding HD domain-containing protein, with translation MTSFEIFDKYYPEGSEARKYLYIHSIRVMEAALLIAEMNAHMNPDHEVIRSSALLHDIGIFMTDAPDIGCRGTYPYIAHGFLGREILEKEGLKKIAPVCERHIGVGISKQDILKNDLPLPHRNMLPVTVEEKIVCYADKFFSKSATDLTHPKPIEKIRTSLLKYGEDKWMRFEEMMTMFGVNYLYNDL, from the coding sequence ATGACATCTTTTGAAATTTTTGATAAATACTATCCGGAGGGTTCAGAAGCCCGGAAATATCTTTATATTCACAGCATCAGGGTGATGGAAGCAGCTTTGCTGATAGCGGAAATGAACGCCCACATGAATCCTGATCATGAAGTGATCCGCAGTTCTGCATTATTGCATGATATTGGAATCTTTATGACCGACGCTCCGGATATTGGCTGTCGCGGAACCTACCCATATATAGCCCATGGTTTTCTTGGCAGGGAGATACTTGAAAAAGAAGGATTAAAAAAGATTGCACCGGTATGTGAGCGGCATATCGGGGTGGGTATCTCCAAACAGGATATTCTGAAAAACGACCTGCCTCTCCCCCATCGAAACATGCTTCCGGTGACAGTCGAAGAAAAGATTGTCTGCTATGCAGATAAATTCTTTTCCAAGTCAGCAACAGATCTGACCCATCCCAAACCGATTGAAAAGATAAGGACAAGCTTACTCAAATATGGTGAAGATAAATGGATGCGATTTGAGGAGATGATGACCATGTTCGGAGTAAATTACCTGTATAATGACCTGTGA
- a CDS encoding amidohydrolase: MKKKYFVLIYFLIMLTISCSHRERSDLIIFNAHVCTLDDKAPFAESFAVINGKIAASGSNKEILKKFTSDQMIDAKEKYIFPGFIDGHCHFYGYGIDVLTMTNLRGTGSFQEILDILKKHHQNSTGGWIRGRGWDQNVWTVKQFPDKTGLDSVFPNIPVLITRVDGHAALANSEALKRAGIIPDTRVNDGTVEILNGQLTGILTDNAIDLVTKVIPETNRQTEIDALKTAQNDCFKYGLTMVADAGLSNRVINLIDSLQQAGIVKMRIDAMMEPSDENVAQFMDKGVYKTERLRVGSVKLYADGALGSRGAVLLEPYSDQPDSHGLMIESPAYYKTMCEKAYAANYQVNTHAIGDSGVRCMLHVYADILMGPNDRRWRIEHAQVVKKEDFKLFGQYHIIPSIQATHATSDMYWAEDRLGKDRIKGAYAYHDLLAQNGWLVNGTDFPVENINPLFTFYAAVTRKDLKGYPPGGFQPENALTREEALKSMTIWAAKGSFMENETGSIIEGKCADFVILDKDIMTIPEAEIPSVRVIKTFVNGELVFDEGWEK; the protein is encoded by the coding sequence ATGAAGAAAAAATATTTTGTCCTGATATATTTTTTAATCATGCTCACAATATCATGCTCTCACAGGGAGAGATCTGACCTGATCATTTTCAATGCCCATGTCTGTACCTTGGATGATAAAGCACCTTTTGCAGAAAGCTTCGCAGTGATAAATGGCAAAATCGCCGCTTCCGGTTCAAACAAAGAAATCCTGAAGAAGTTCACATCGGATCAAATGATAGATGCAAAAGAAAAATATATTTTCCCGGGCTTCATCGACGGTCACTGCCATTTTTATGGGTATGGCATTGATGTTCTTACCATGACTAACCTTCGGGGTACCGGTTCTTTTCAGGAAATCCTGGATATACTGAAAAAACACCACCAGAATTCAACCGGCGGATGGATTCGCGGAAGAGGATGGGATCAGAATGTCTGGACAGTAAAACAATTCCCTGATAAAACCGGACTCGACAGTGTCTTTCCAAACATACCTGTACTGATAACCCGTGTTGATGGACATGCCGCCCTGGCAAACAGCGAAGCCCTGAAAAGAGCCGGTATAATCCCTGATACGAGGGTCAATGACGGAACAGTAGAGATTTTAAATGGACAACTGACCGGCATACTTACCGATAATGCCATTGACCTGGTCACAAAAGTAATACCTGAAACTAACCGTCAGACGGAAATTGATGCATTGAAAACTGCTCAAAATGATTGTTTTAAATATGGACTGACCATGGTCGCTGATGCCGGCTTGTCGAATCGTGTAATAAACCTTATCGATTCACTTCAGCAAGCCGGAATCGTTAAAATGCGCATCGATGCCATGATGGAACCATCAGATGAGAATGTCGCCCAATTTATGGATAAAGGTGTATATAAGACTGAGCGGCTTCGCGTGGGTTCTGTCAAATTGTATGCCGACGGAGCTCTGGGTTCCCGCGGTGCAGTCCTCCTGGAACCGTATTCTGACCAGCCTGATAGTCATGGACTGATGATAGAGTCACCGGCCTATTATAAAACGATGTGTGAGAAAGCATATGCAGCAAATTACCAGGTCAATACTCATGCCATCGGCGATTCCGGAGTGAGATGCATGCTCCATGTCTATGCGGATATCCTTATGGGTCCTAATGACCGCCGTTGGCGCATTGAACATGCCCAGGTGGTCAAAAAGGAAGATTTCAAGCTGTTTGGCCAGTATCATATCATCCCTTCAATTCAGGCCACTCATGCTACATCCGACATGTACTGGGCTGAGGATCGTCTCGGCAAAGATAGGATTAAAGGTGCGTACGCCTATCATGATCTGCTGGCACAAAATGGTTGGCTGGTGAATGGCACGGATTTCCCGGTAGAGAATATTAATCCGCTGTTTACTTTCTATGCCGCTGTGACCAGAAAAGACCTCAAAGGATACCCACCGGGTGGATTCCAGCCTGAAAATGCCCTGACACGCGAAGAAGCCCTGAAATCAATGACCATCTGGGCTGCGAAAGGTAGCTTCATGGAAAATGAAACAGGAAGCATCATAGAGGGAAAATGTGCCGATTTTGTTATCCTGGATAAAGACATCATGACAATACCCGAGGCAGAAATCCCTTCGGTCAGGGTCATTAAAACCTTCGTCAATGGTGAGCTTGTTTTTGATGAAGGCTGGGAGAAATAG
- a CDS encoding co-chaperone GroES family protein, with the protein MFNTSNDMTVNNSLKDSPEKLIVVGDRVLIRPVQLSDKSKGGLFLPPGYKEKEEIHTGYVIKVGPGYPIPTGEDIDEPWKKAGEKIKYIPLQAKVGDKAIFLQKGAIEIVYNEEKYFLVPQYSILLLERDEELFE; encoded by the coding sequence ATGTTCAATACTTCAAATGACATGACTGTGAATAACTCGCTAAAGGATTCTCCCGAAAAGCTTATCGTCGTTGGCGACAGGGTTCTCATCAGGCCGGTGCAATTGTCAGATAAATCCAAGGGTGGGCTTTTCCTCCCTCCGGGCTATAAGGAAAAAGAAGAGATACATACGGGTTATGTGATTAAGGTCGGTCCTGGCTATCCAATACCAACTGGTGAAGATATAGATGAACCGTGGAAAAAAGCCGGCGAGAAGATAAAATATATCCCACTGCAGGCAAAAGTGGGAGATAAGGCTATCTTTCTGCAGAAAGGCGCAATAGAGATCGTTTATAACGAGGAAAAATATTTTCTTGTGCCGCAATATTCAATTCTTCTGCTCGAACGGGATGAGGAGTTGTTTGAATAG